Genomic DNA from Methanobacterium sp. Maddingley MBC34:
TGACTCATGTGTAACTTGTATTCCCGGTGTAATGGAGATGTACCAATGAAGGTGTGAATGTAATCCACATCTGAATCTATGGCAGCATCCAGATCATTCTGTAGAGGTCTAGCCAAACCACATACCTGAGCATTCAGCCCCAGATCTTTGACCTCCCTAGTGGCTTTTCTCTCGCCTTCTGATGCAGCGGGAAAACCTACTTCAATAACATCCACTCCCAGACGATCCAGCCTTTTGGCTATTCTAATCTTTTCGTCCGGCGTTATGGCCACCCCTGGTGTTTGTTCACCGTCACGGAGGGTGGTATCGAATATTCGCACCTTTTCAGGTATTTTCATTTCTTTTTTTACCTTATCTATGTACATGGGAAGACCCCTGTGGTTTGACATTAATTAGTGTTTGTATATGACTTCATAAAAAAATTGTGTTAAAAAAAAGATTCTTATAAATCTGCCTTAGGAAATCATGTGCCCATGGCCAGGCTCAGGAAGTTCCTGATACCCGGTGCCAATCCCAGAATAAATATAGCCAGTTTTAACATGTTCCTAATGGTCTTATCTTCCACATAGGTATCGATAATGTATAGGGCAGGCAATATAACTGCTATTTTAAGGGGAAACATTACAATGGCGCTGTCCATCATCTGGGTGAGGGCATTGGGCAGGACGTGCTGCTCACCATAACCATAGTAATCCACCGCAATGAATGTGGAACTGGCATCTAAGAGGTGAGCTAAAAGAACACCCAAGTTAAATTTATCTTTTAAAAGACTCCATTTCGTACCCAGAAGTATAAATGGAGTAGAAACAAGAATCCATGATCCTATTACCTGGAACACTACCACTGGATTAATATTTTGAGTGTAATATATGTTGGGAACACACATTGCTGCGCCCACTGCAAATATGATGTAACGATAATCCCATCCAACCTTACGTTCAATTAAAACTGACGCTAATAGAGTGAAAATGGCAGTTAACCCCGTTAATATATATATACCTGGAGTTACCAGGATATAGGTTAATGGATATATGCCATTGTCCACCAGGGCCCGAGCACTGGAACCAAAGAATATGAATGGAATTAATGGTATGAAAAGGTCTTTTGGGT
This window encodes:
- a CDS encoding putative membrane protein (PFAM: Membrane protein of unknown function DUF63), encoding MVLDQVVQYIQENFIYLHPGYTTLNTIVFGIILGLVILLIIRVFRWIDKDPKDLFIPLIPFIFFGSSARALVDNGIYPLTYILVTPGIYILTGLTAIFTLLASVLIERKVGWDYRYIIFAVGAAMCVPNIYYTQNINPVVVFQVIGSWILVSTPFILLGTKWSLLKDKFNLGVLLAHLLDASSTFIAVDYYGYGEQHVLPNALTQMMDSAIVMFPLKIAVILPALYIIDTYVEDKTIRNMLKLAIFILGLAPGIRNFLSLAMGT